One genomic window of Paenibacillus xylanilyticus includes the following:
- a CDS encoding Na+/H+ antiporter subunit D produces MNNLVVLPLLLPLITGVITILFFRNVRIQRTVSVMGTLLTAAASTVLITQVASSGVQTLNMGGWAPPYGIVLVADMVSALLVVAASIIALACLLYAFRSINKEREEHHFYVFFHFLIAGVNGSFLTGDLFNLFVCFELMLISSYALIVLGGTERQLRETIKYVLINIVSSALFVASIGFLYSITGTLNMADLSNRISEVGQSGVITLIAVLFLIVFSIKAGLFLFFWLSGSYAAPPAVVTALFAGLLTKVGLYAIVRTFTLIFYHDPDFFNALIGWMAGATMILGVIGAISYRDVNKILVYNVVAGVGFVAFGMAAASRQALEGLLFYMLHDMLIKTLLFLLGGALIAVAGTSKLENMGGLLHRYPLLGWMFFISALALAGIPPFSGFPGKLLLFEGGLQAGLYGLTGIAVLSSLLMLYSVLRIFIQAFWGEPPAGIVRRPYAVNGLLIPAGILFVFIIVMGLGAEGMFQLTSRAGDILLHPNIYIDAVLKE; encoded by the coding sequence ATGAATAATCTTGTGGTTCTACCTTTGCTGCTGCCGCTGATCACTGGTGTTATTACCATTTTGTTCTTCCGTAATGTCCGCATTCAGCGCACGGTTAGTGTCATGGGGACGCTTTTGACTGCTGCTGCATCAACCGTATTAATTACACAGGTCGCAAGCTCGGGCGTACAAACCCTTAATATGGGCGGCTGGGCCCCGCCATACGGTATCGTTCTGGTAGCGGATATGGTATCTGCCCTGCTTGTTGTGGCTGCTTCCATCATTGCTCTGGCATGTCTGCTGTATGCTTTTCGAAGCATTAACAAAGAGAGAGAAGAACATCATTTTTACGTTTTCTTTCACTTTCTGATTGCAGGCGTGAACGGTTCTTTTCTGACAGGCGACCTGTTCAATCTCTTTGTCTGTTTTGAACTGATGCTGATCTCTTCCTATGCGCTAATTGTGCTGGGAGGAACGGAAAGACAGCTTCGCGAAACGATTAAGTATGTCCTGATCAACATTGTTTCTTCCGCCTTGTTTGTCGCTTCCATCGGCTTCCTCTATTCGATAACAGGCACACTGAATATGGCGGACTTGTCCAATCGGATTTCCGAGGTGGGTCAGAGTGGTGTAATTACACTGATTGCAGTCCTGTTTCTCATTGTGTTCAGCATCAAGGCCGGCCTATTCCTTTTCTTCTGGCTATCAGGTTCGTATGCAGCTCCTCCTGCAGTGGTAACGGCTTTGTTCGCCGGATTGCTGACCAAAGTAGGCCTGTATGCGATTGTGCGCACATTCACGCTCATTTTTTATCATGATCCGGATTTCTTCAATGCCCTAATCGGCTGGATGGCTGGTGCAACCATGATTCTCGGGGTTATTGGCGCCATCTCCTATCGTGACGTGAACAAAATTTTGGTTTATAACGTGGTTGCAGGTGTCGGGTTTGTGGCCTTCGGCATGGCCGCTGCGAGTCGTCAGGCTCTGGAAGGGCTGCTCTTCTACATGCTGCATGACATGTTGATCAAAACGCTGCTCTTCCTGCTGGGAGGTGCCCTGATCGCCGTTGCGGGTACATCCAAACTTGAGAACATGGGTGGCTTGCTCCATCGTTATCCACTGCTTGGATGGATGTTCTTCATCAGCGCACTTGCACTGGCAGGTATTCCTCCATTCAGTGGTTTCCCGGGTAAGCTGCTGCTCTTCGAGGGTGGCTTGCAGGCTGGCCTTTACGGTCTTACGGGAATTGCGGTGCTCTCCAGCCTGCTGATGCTCTACTCGGTCCTGCGTATTTTCATTCAGGCCTTCTGGGGCGAACCGCCAGCAGGTATCGTTAGACGGCCTTACGCGGTAAACGGACTCTTGATCCCTGCCGGCATCCTGTTCGTATTTATTATCGTCATGGGCTTGGGGGCTGAAGGAATGTTTCAGCTAACCTCCCGCGCAGGCGACATTCTACTGCATCCCAATATTTATATTGATGCAGTATTGAAGGAGTAG
- a CDS encoding flavin reductase family protein — protein MYTLNPNDLTSRDNYKLMSGSVVPRPIAFVTTISEDGSVVNAAPFSFFNVVSSDPPLLSISINRKDGVMKDTARNAITGQELVVHICDESIVNDMNETAALLEPHESELERTSLTTVPSSVVAVPGIQEALIRMECRLYQHIPVSNDEGKPVTDLLLVRIVQYHFNEKVYDPEHHYILMDHLKPVSRLAGNDYAKLGERFTIVRPV, from the coding sequence ATGTATACATTGAATCCAAATGATCTGACGAGCAGGGATAACTATAAATTGATGAGTGGTTCGGTAGTTCCGCGACCGATTGCTTTTGTCACAACCATTTCAGAGGACGGCAGCGTCGTGAATGCAGCTCCGTTCAGTTTCTTTAATGTCGTTAGCTCCGATCCGCCGTTGTTGTCCATTTCCATTAACCGTAAGGATGGAGTGATGAAAGATACCGCCCGCAATGCGATTACAGGGCAAGAGCTGGTTGTACATATCTGCGACGAATCGATTGTTAACGATATGAACGAGACAGCAGCACTGCTTGAGCCGCATGAGAGCGAGCTGGAGCGAACCAGCCTGACGACGGTACCCAGTTCAGTTGTGGCGGTTCCCGGAATACAGGAAGCACTGATCCGCATGGAATGCCGTCTGTATCAGCATATTCCGGTGTCTAATGACGAAGGAAAACCTGTAACGGATCTGCTTCTCGTTCGCATCGTACAGTATCACTTTAATGAAAAAGTGTATGACCCCGAGCATCATTACATTTTGATGGATCATCTTAAGCCTGTAAGCCGGCTTGCGGGCAATGATTACGCTAAACTTGGTGAGCGATTTACGATAGTTCGGCCTGTATAA
- a CDS encoding Na(+)/H(+) antiporter subunit F1, with the protein MLSSMLFISLLVLSLAILGCLYRVLRGPSMADRITALDTIGINVIAIVAVLSMMLHTQAYLDIILLIGILAFLSTVAFARYIERGAVFKNEGDR; encoded by the coding sequence ATGCTATCCTCAATGTTATTTATATCCCTGCTTGTACTGTCCTTGGCCATCCTGGGTTGCTTGTACCGTGTGCTGCGCGGTCCTTCCATGGCTGACCGGATTACGGCCCTGGATACCATCGGCATTAACGTCATCGCCATTGTAGCTGTGCTGTCCATGATGCTTCACACGCAAGCCTATCTGGATATCATTCTGCTGATTGGTATTCTTGCTTTTCTCAGTACAGTCGCATTCGCACGTTACATTGAACGGGGGGCGGTATTCAAAAATGAAGGAGATCGTTAA
- a CDS encoding MMPL family transporter gives MVYRSLAYLIGRYPRFIMISWVFIIGVSAVWAWNLPGVLQDHGLKRIHGDAQHIERILKEDFGIPDDPIIVVYEKQTGTSPAEFRNWVNRHLQEVATLPHITTIISPLEAGRSAMMRDGTAYALLDFDVPAHRMNAPTQQLRSLNTAGDQGKIRLTGKPVVQQDVNQLSFWDLERAEIVGLPIALVILFFAFRGLYAALAAVFMGIVGVVTAMGMTSLMGHYVELSNFVINVIPMVGMALSIDFALIILSRFRDEMQLSPHDHGHGSYEIIQRTLRTAGRAVLFSAACVLLGLLSLVWIRLPMFLSVSLGAMTVLMISVLINVTLLPAILTLYAQRIFKRKKQFSNRTPLRKPSIWFRWFGTVMKRPIRMTLLGTGILLFCVLPVRQLEMAIPDATSLPATIESRQAAERMQQVFAQKDIASVDILIGGTGERLTASHWNMALRKVRELQKDENVLQIESVWGTDQKYRSGQNRTSPIGGASSELILHDSLLSSYVSEDAIRLVVTIKGAAGSEQAADWLNMMKERDAQQGAQGIPIRYGGEAASQVEIMQEILGQLPKVLVFVIVSNYMVLLMAFRSLLIPIKAILMNILSLTASFGVLVLVFNQGHLGMEPSAIAIMIPVFIAGLVFGISMDYGVFMLSRIQELYRLTGDSDQAVMQGLASTGRLITSAAAILLAVTIPFAFGDVEGVKQLGVGITAAVFIDVTVIRLLLVPALMKLMGRWNWWLPGQKT, from the coding sequence ATGGTTTATCGCAGCCTTGCTTACCTCATAGGCCGATATCCACGGTTCATCATGATCAGCTGGGTTTTTATTATCGGGGTATCCGCCGTATGGGCATGGAATCTGCCCGGTGTTCTTCAGGATCATGGGTTGAAACGGATTCATGGAGATGCACAGCATATTGAACGTATTCTCAAGGAAGACTTCGGAATTCCGGATGATCCGATTATTGTCGTTTATGAAAAACAGACAGGCACTTCTCCAGCAGAATTTCGGAATTGGGTCAACCGACATTTACAGGAGGTAGCCACGCTGCCCCATATTACAACCATAATCTCTCCGCTTGAGGCTGGAAGAAGCGCAATGATGCGGGATGGCACGGCATATGCACTCCTGGATTTTGATGTACCGGCGCACCGGATGAATGCTCCCACCCAGCAGCTTCGTTCCCTGAATACAGCAGGTGACCAAGGAAAGATTCGTTTAACCGGCAAACCTGTCGTTCAGCAGGATGTGAATCAATTGAGCTTTTGGGATCTGGAGCGTGCGGAAATCGTTGGCTTACCCATTGCCCTGGTTATTCTGTTTTTTGCTTTTCGAGGTTTATATGCAGCCCTTGCTGCTGTATTTATGGGTATCGTCGGTGTGGTCACAGCCATGGGTATGACCTCTCTCATGGGGCATTACGTGGAACTTTCGAATTTCGTTATTAATGTCATACCGATGGTGGGAATGGCGTTAAGCATCGATTTTGCACTGATCATTCTAAGCAGATTCAGGGATGAGATGCAGTTGTCTCCGCATGATCATGGACATGGTTCGTATGAGATTATCCAGAGGACACTGCGTACAGCCGGAAGGGCTGTTTTATTTTCTGCTGCTTGTGTGCTGCTTGGTCTGTTGTCCCTCGTCTGGATCAGACTTCCCATGTTTTTGAGTGTCTCGCTTGGTGCCATGACGGTGCTGATGATATCCGTGTTAATCAATGTGACCTTGCTGCCAGCCATTCTTACCCTCTATGCCCAGCGGATCTTTAAACGAAAAAAGCAATTTTCAAACCGTACGCCGCTGCGTAAGCCCTCCATATGGTTTCGATGGTTTGGCACAGTGATGAAACGACCGATACGGATGACCTTGTTGGGTACAGGTATTCTGCTGTTCTGTGTGCTTCCGGTTAGGCAGTTGGAGATGGCGATTCCGGACGCAACCTCACTACCAGCAACCATAGAATCCAGACAAGCTGCTGAGAGGATGCAGCAGGTTTTCGCTCAAAAGGACATCGCTTCGGTTGACATCCTCATCGGAGGAACGGGAGAGAGGTTAACCGCATCACACTGGAACATGGCACTTCGAAAGGTAAGGGAATTGCAAAAGGATGAGAATGTTCTTCAGATTGAATCCGTCTGGGGAACGGATCAGAAGTACAGGTCAGGACAAAACAGAACCTCGCCGATTGGAGGAGCGAGTAGCGAGCTGATCTTGCACGATTCGCTTCTCTCCTCATATGTATCGGAGGATGCTATTCGATTGGTGGTGACCATTAAGGGAGCAGCCGGATCGGAACAGGCTGCAGACTGGCTGAACATGATGAAGGAACGGGACGCGCAACAAGGTGCTCAGGGGATACCTATTCGTTATGGCGGAGAAGCTGCTTCCCAAGTTGAGATTATGCAGGAAATTTTGGGACAGCTGCCCAAGGTGCTGGTTTTCGTAATTGTATCTAATTACATGGTACTGCTGATGGCATTTCGTTCGCTGCTGATTCCAATCAAAGCAATACTGATGAATATACTCAGCCTGACAGCTTCTTTTGGAGTGTTGGTGCTGGTCTTCAATCAGGGTCATCTGGGAATGGAGCCCTCGGCGATTGCTATCATGATTCCAGTGTTTATCGCTGGACTTGTCTTCGGTATTTCGATGGACTATGGCGTATTTATGCTCAGCCGGATACAGGAGCTGTATCGTCTGACAGGAGATAGTGACCAGGCGGTCATGCAGGGACTTGCTTCAACAGGTCGTCTGATTACATCGGCTGCTGCTATTCTGCTTGCTGTGACAATACCTTTTGCCTTTGGAGATGTGGAAGGAGTGAAGCAGCTTGGCGTTGGCATTACTGCTGCGGTGTTCATTGATGTCACAGTTATTCGTTTGCTGCTCGTGCCAGCACTAATGAAGCTGATGGGAAGATGGAATTGGTGGCTCCCAGGACAAAAAACATAA
- a CDS encoding Na(+)/H(+) antiporter subunit C — translation MEILMCVAVGILFAVAVFLILSRSLLRIVLGMSILTHGVHLLLITMSRLKTGAPPLLGENAESYVDPLPQALILTSIVINFGLTAFFFVLSYRSYLKLRTDDMEEVRGRPYE, via the coding sequence ATGGAAATATTGATGTGCGTTGCCGTTGGCATACTGTTTGCCGTCGCCGTCTTTTTAATCTTGTCACGGAGCCTGCTCCGAATCGTACTAGGCATGTCCATCCTCACGCATGGGGTGCATCTGCTGCTGATTACAATGTCACGTCTGAAGACTGGTGCTCCTCCCTTGCTGGGAGAAAATGCAGAAAGCTATGTCGATCCGCTGCCCCAAGCGCTGATTTTGACTTCCATTGTCATCAATTTCGGGCTAACCGCTTTCTTCTTTGTTCTGTCCTACCGCTCTTATCTGAAATTGAGAACAGACGACATGGAAGAAGTAAGGGGGCGTCCATATGAATAA
- a CDS encoding iron-hydroxamate ABC transporter substrate-binding protein, with translation MLKRNKKGLMLLITIMVMSLWLAACGTKSADNGTAAGETNTTSETETQTEAPTERTVKDAQGHDVTIPANPQRIIASYLEDHLVTLGVKPAAQWSARDGSSVQDYLQGTLNGVPTIASELPFEAVASFSPDLIIMGSESTVEGEKYEQYNKIAPTYVLGDDVNKDWRQALLKIGELLNKSDEAQKALDDYDAKAKEIKEKVTAATGGTKTAAALWLFNNKFYVVSNNVSSGEVMYNELGLQQPEVVKEISAKATGNWSEVSLERIADMNADYLFLVNSDKGTGAEALKDAVWQSIPAVKNGEVYEFESTSSWLYSGVQANTQILEDIQKSIVK, from the coding sequence GTGTTGAAGAGGAATAAAAAAGGACTTATGCTGCTAATCACGATTATGGTCATGTCATTGTGGCTGGCTGCATGCGGAACGAAATCTGCAGATAATGGAACTGCAGCAGGAGAGACGAATACAACATCGGAGACGGAGACACAGACAGAAGCTCCAACAGAACGCACAGTAAAAGATGCACAGGGTCATGATGTGACGATTCCAGCTAATCCACAGCGCATTATCGCTTCCTATCTGGAAGATCATCTGGTAACACTTGGCGTTAAGCCAGCTGCTCAGTGGTCAGCACGTGATGGCAGTAGTGTGCAGGATTATCTTCAAGGAACTCTGAATGGAGTCCCTACTATTGCAAGTGAACTTCCTTTTGAAGCTGTTGCCAGCTTCTCACCGGATCTGATCATTATGGGTTCCGAGAGTACAGTAGAAGGGGAGAAGTACGAACAATACAACAAAATTGCCCCAACTTATGTACTTGGTGATGATGTGAACAAGGATTGGCGTCAGGCCCTATTGAAAATAGGCGAGCTGTTGAACAAATCAGATGAAGCTCAAAAAGCGCTTGACGATTATGATGCAAAAGCAAAAGAAATTAAGGAAAAGGTGACTGCTGCAACAGGTGGTACGAAAACTGCAGCGGCACTCTGGCTCTTCAACAACAAGTTTTATGTGGTTAGTAACAATGTCTCCAGTGGTGAAGTCATGTACAATGAACTCGGACTGCAGCAGCCTGAAGTTGTGAAGGAAATATCGGCAAAAGCAACAGGGAACTGGTCCGAGGTTTCCTTGGAAAGAATCGCAGATATGAATGCTGACTATCTCTTCCTGGTTAACAGTGATAAGGGGACAGGGGCAGAAGCATTGAAAGATGCAGTCTGGCAAAGTATTCCTGCTGTGAAAAACGGAGAAGTATACGAGTTTGAGAGCACAAGCAGCTGGTTGTATAGCGGAGTGCAAGCCAACACGCAAATTCTGGAAGATATTCAGAAGAGCATTGTTAAATAA
- a CDS encoding GTP pyrophosphokinase has protein sequence MNAPHPIDQFKKFKYEITRFMMIYKFALDQMETKIEVLKEEFQSLHDYSPIEHTKSRLKSPESIMNKMFRKNHELTFESIKKNIKDIAGVRITCSFISDIYRIKDMLCNQSDLRVLEVKDYIQNPKPNGYQSLHLLVDVPVYMSNGEERACVEIQIRTIAMDFWASLEHKIFYKYNKDVPERLTKELKSAADSANALDQQMERLHREIQEIKDAENERDEEELRRIIINNQQFTLPSNLLRLLGDGEH, from the coding sequence ATGAACGCTCCACATCCGATTGACCAATTCAAGAAATTCAAATACGAAATTACCAGATTCATGATGATTTATAAATTTGCTCTCGATCAGATGGAAACCAAAATTGAAGTTTTAAAGGAAGAGTTTCAGTCCTTGCATGATTACAGCCCGATTGAGCATACGAAATCCAGATTGAAGTCTCCCGAAAGTATCATGAACAAGATGTTTCGCAAAAATCACGAGCTGACCTTCGAAAGCATCAAGAAAAACATCAAGGACATTGCCGGCGTTCGTATCACATGCTCCTTTATCTCAGACATCTATCGGATCAAGGATATGCTGTGCAATCAGAGTGATCTGCGTGTGCTAGAGGTCAAGGACTATATCCAGAATCCGAAGCCCAATGGCTATCAAAGCTTGCACCTTTTGGTGGATGTGCCTGTTTATATGTCCAATGGTGAAGAACGTGCCTGCGTTGAGATTCAGATCCGTACCATTGCCATGGATTTCTGGGCGAGCCTTGAACATAAAATCTTTTATAAATACAATAAGGACGTTCCTGAACGTCTGACCAAGGAATTAAAAAGTGCAGCAGATTCCGCCAATGCGCTTGATCAACAGATGGAGAGGCTTCATCGGGAGATTCAAGAGATCAAGGATGCAGAGAATGAACGGGATGAGGAGGAGCTGCGCCGCATTATCATTAACAATCAGCAGTTTACACTACCATCCAACCTGCTTCGGCTGCTTGGAGATGGAGAACACTAA
- a CDS encoding multidrug effflux MFS transporter encodes MNSSSASLNNQSSSRVRMALILGTLSAFGPLSLDMYLPALPTLAEDFNSSPSYAQLSLTACMVGLAAGQLLAGPLSDVRGRRTPLIAGLVLYTIASILCLVSPTMGSFVVLRFIQGAAGAAGIVISRAVVRDVYSGPELTRFFSLLMLINGVAPIAAPIIGGQLLAYTSWRGVFILLSLIGVLTLLAVIFGLGETLPSERRSSGGLKQTLVTFRQIASDRMFMGYALTQGFVAAGMFAYISGSPFVLQKIYGVSPQMFSICFAVNGLGIILASQIAGRLAGKVSETRLLIAGLVAAAVGGTSLLIAILMGGNLISILVTLFLVVSSVGLVNTASFALAMANQEKSAGSASALIGVMTFLFGGIVAPLVGLGGEGTAVPMGIVIACADLGALLLYLVMVGKRGHRQQTR; translated from the coding sequence ATGAATAGTTCTTCAGCATCCTTAAATAACCAATCATCATCACGTGTGCGTATGGCATTAATATTGGGGACACTGTCGGCCTTCGGTCCGTTGTCCTTGGATATGTATCTGCCCGCACTGCCTACACTGGCTGAGGATTTCAATTCCTCTCCTTCGTATGCACAGCTCAGCTTAACAGCCTGTATGGTCGGGCTTGCTGCAGGGCAGCTGCTGGCAGGTCCCCTTAGTGATGTACGAGGACGTCGTACGCCGCTCATTGCAGGACTTGTGCTATATACGATTGCTTCTATACTATGTCTGGTGAGTCCGACAATGGGTTCTTTTGTTGTGCTTCGTTTTATTCAGGGGGCTGCAGGCGCAGCCGGAATTGTTATATCCCGGGCAGTGGTAAGAGATGTGTATTCGGGTCCGGAGTTAACCCGGTTCTTCTCCCTGCTGATGCTTATTAACGGGGTAGCGCCTATCGCAGCACCGATTATCGGTGGACAGCTGCTTGCTTATACTTCATGGCGTGGTGTTTTTATCTTATTGAGTCTCATTGGGGTGCTTACGTTACTGGCCGTGATTTTTGGACTTGGAGAGACCCTGCCGTCCGAACGAAGATCCAGCGGAGGGTTGAAGCAGACTCTGGTCACATTCCGGCAGATCGCATCGGACCGAATGTTCATGGGATATGCATTGACTCAAGGATTTGTAGCAGCGGGAATGTTTGCGTACATATCGGGTTCACCATTTGTACTGCAAAAGATTTACGGCGTCTCTCCGCAAATGTTCAGTATCTGCTTCGCTGTTAATGGTCTCGGAATCATTTTGGCAAGCCAGATTGCCGGGAGATTGGCGGGGAAAGTGTCCGAAACGCGTTTGCTCATAGCGGGCCTCGTTGCCGCTGCTGTGGGAGGCACATCTCTGCTCATTGCGATCCTAATGGGAGGGAATCTGATCTCCATCCTGGTTACGTTATTTCTTGTCGTTTCCAGTGTGGGTCTTGTCAATACAGCTTCCTTCGCGCTGGCCATGGCTAACCAGGAGAAGTCAGCTGGCAGTGCCTCTGCACTTATAGGGGTCATGACATTCCTGTTTGGCGGGATCGTAGCTCCGCTCGTCGGATTGGGAGGAGAGGGAACCGCAGTACCAATGGGGATCGTTATCGCATGTGCCGACCTTGGGGCTTTACTGCTCTATCTGGTTATGGTCGGTAAGCGTGGGCACCGTCAGCAGACCCGATAA
- the mnhG gene encoding monovalent cation/H(+) antiporter subunit G — MKEIVNGTAEIAIGLIVLCGALLSALSAFGLIRLPDVYLRAHAATKSTTLGVFCVLIGTFFFFWYFDNYISARVLLGIVFVFITAPVAGHLNARAAYRTDVPLWEQSVQDELEPLLKGKKVNHEAKDMME, encoded by the coding sequence ATGAAGGAGATCGTTAATGGAACCGCCGAAATTGCTATCGGTCTGATTGTTCTGTGCGGAGCTTTACTGAGTGCACTTAGCGCCTTTGGACTCATACGATTACCAGACGTTTACCTGCGTGCGCATGCTGCGACTAAAAGTACAACACTCGGTGTGTTTTGCGTACTCATCGGAACATTTTTCTTCTTCTGGTACTTCGACAACTACATTAGTGCGCGCGTACTTCTTGGCATTGTGTTTGTCTTTATTACCGCTCCGGTTGCCGGGCATCTAAATGCACGCGCAGCCTATCGGACAGACGTTCCACTCTGGGAACAGAGCGTACAGGATGAGCTTGAACCGCTGCTCAAAGGTAAAAAAGTCAACCATGAAGCCAAGGATATGATGGAATAA
- a CDS encoding Na+/H+ antiporter subunit E → MAFQIILNLIIAFVWMFLNNAWNGVGFLIGYLLGLLLIGSMRRFFPQRFYIVRVWAIMKLLYLLFKELIRASIEVIRQIIKPRLEIRPGIFTYRTQLSSDWEVTFLCLLISLTPGSLPLEISGNQRKLFIHALDIKDEQKMRDDIKNTFEKAIMEVTR, encoded by the coding sequence ATGGCCTTTCAGATCATACTGAATCTTATCATTGCCTTTGTATGGATGTTTCTGAACAATGCCTGGAATGGCGTTGGTTTTCTTATTGGTTACCTGCTCGGTCTGCTGTTAATCGGAAGTATGCGGCGGTTCTTCCCCCAGCGCTTCTATATCGTTCGAGTCTGGGCCATCATGAAGCTGCTCTATCTGCTGTTCAAGGAATTAATACGAGCCAGTATTGAGGTTATTCGCCAGATTATCAAGCCCAGGCTTGAAATTCGTCCTGGCATTTTTACCTACCGGACTCAATTGTCCTCCGACTGGGAGGTTACCTTTTTATGCCTGCTCATCTCGCTGACACCAGGATCGTTACCACTTGAGATATCTGGGAACCAACGGAAGCTGTTCATTCATGCACTGGATATCAAGGATGAACAAAAAATGAGGGATGATATCAAAAATACGTTTGAAAAAGCCATTATGGAGGTGACGCGATAA
- a CDS encoding alpha/beta hydrolase family protein — translation MTAIESYLVQQTTERGRYAYQAGKPLEQWSGQLRSAIRARLGGFPADDAELNAVVLERIACEGYVRERVEITTYAGLRMPIYVLIPNEVSNTNTPVPAMIACHGHGYGSREICGMEPDGSPRAAAPGLHKDFAVSLVQRGYMVAAPELLGFGDRRLDEDKDEAPGISSCTKIAAHLLMAGQTLAGHRVYETMRVLDYLSTRPEVDADRIGIMGISGGGLVAAFTAALDVRFRAAIISGYASTFQASILDRNHCLDNYIPGILREAELPDIIGLIVPRPLFIEAGTDDRVFPQAAAREAFTRLEKIYAQEGALDVLGADFFSGGHEISGAKAYDWLDRFL, via the coding sequence ATGACTGCGATTGAATCTTATCTGGTACAACAAACGACTGAGCGCGGACGTTATGCATATCAGGCAGGAAAGCCTTTGGAACAATGGAGTGGACAGCTGCGTTCGGCAATACGTGCACGACTTGGTGGTTTCCCGGCTGATGATGCAGAGTTGAATGCTGTCGTGCTGGAGCGTATTGCCTGCGAGGGTTACGTGAGGGAACGCGTGGAAATTACGACCTATGCAGGCTTGCGCATGCCAATATACGTATTGATTCCTAATGAGGTAAGTAACACAAATACACCTGTGCCTGCCATGATTGCCTGTCATGGACATGGTTATGGGAGCCGGGAGATATGCGGCATGGAGCCTGACGGCTCACCGCGAGCCGCCGCGCCGGGATTGCATAAGGATTTTGCCGTATCCCTGGTCCAGCGAGGGTACATGGTTGCCGCACCAGAATTGCTCGGATTCGGTGATCGAAGACTAGATGAGGACAAGGATGAAGCGCCAGGAATCAGCTCCTGCACGAAGATTGCAGCTCATCTGCTCATGGCCGGACAGACACTGGCCGGACATCGTGTCTACGAGACGATGAGGGTACTCGATTATTTGTCTACCCGCCCCGAAGTTGATGCAGATAGGATTGGAATCATGGGCATTTCGGGTGGAGGGCTCGTTGCTGCCTTTACGGCTGCGCTGGATGTAAGATTCCGGGCGGCGATAATCAGCGGATATGCCAGTACCTTTCAAGCAAGTATTTTGGACCGAAATCACTGTCTTGATAATTACATTCCAGGTATCTTGCGGGAAGCGGAGCTGCCGGATATCATCGGTCTGATCGTGCCAAGACCATTATTCATTGAAGCAGGAACAGACGACCGGGTATTTCCGCAGGCCGCGGCCAGAGAAGCATTCACCAGATTGGAGAAGATCTATGCGCAAGAGGGTGCGCTGGATGTCCTGGGTGCCGACTTCTTTTCAGGCGGGCACGAAATCAGCGGTGCCAAGGCGTATGATTGGCTGGACAGGTTTTTATAA